From Oryzias latipes chromosome 18, ASM223467v1:
AATAAATAGGGTATCTGGTTAAAtttcattttctacatcacagtcCAAACTGTTTTGATAtttgatagctccaatattccttgccatttttgttgcaccgctaatgctaggcttggggttgtgaggggctgtaagtgagcaaaagaaagtgtaaacaaaggcatgatgggaaataaagTCAGGCTCTGGTCTTAGGATAAAGAAGAACTGGTGGTGTGGCTACCATCCTCTCCTGACCTCACAGCCCTATTGAGAACCTTTTGGAGCATCCTCAAACAAAAGATCTCTGAGGGAGGGAGCCAGTTCACTCCCTAatggcccgtacacaccgggacgaatattcgccagcgtttttcaacacgttttttgtgttcacacccaggcgattttcgctgacgatgagccgagtgaacatgcaatttcattccctgacattagatggcgcttaatgtaaacagaaatactcctgtacacaaggtggcgctgcgcaactttacgcttcttaaagtcgcttttcactcagaagaagagagcaagtatttacgcgcttgtcagaatcaaacaaagaaaacatgaatattttaagCACCagttggttcggggatattttataatgtccgtcattattttttcgcggcagtgtagacgctacttgacgtctatcttcttcactggtatatgtgctcagaaaggcagttttgtgtttgagcgcccccaagttgtgttttactgtaatttcagaagctccagacacgtgtgcaaaagcgccattctcattggtcgtatagttttcgacgtGGCGCGtcgaaccaaaaaaaagaacccgaggcgttttttaaaaagtgacgctttgacgcgtgccctttgtttagtcacgaggcgttaaacgttggCGAAATtagtcccggtgtgtacgggccttaacagcGGCTATTCTGACATCCTGCAACGTAATTCAAGCAGAAACCCTCCAAAAAGTTCAGTGGATGCAAGAGTTGTGAAGCTGCTACAAAAAAAGGAGGTCCCATGTTAAAATGTAACTTGACCTATTTAGATGCTTTTGATTTCAGTGAATTTGACCTCCAAAATCCTAGCAATTCAACAAATGGCCATTTTTATTCATGGTACTTTCAATTTTTGTTGTGCTTAATAATTaggaattttcatttttaaagaaacaaatggaTGGTCATCTGGAGATTTGCTTTATAACCTAAAAATATCTTTTGCAGAATAATTGAAGATGGCCACATTTAACATATCCaagtgtatttttatattttaagcatatttctacatttttaaagctCTGAGTTCACGGTTTAGCTGTAATTGCACTAATTTTTTAAACGCACTAAACATATGTAAAATCTTTGCTTTGATACGCCGCCCTGCACTCCGTGGGGCAAAAAACCGAgctttgttcaaaaataaaatgtgttgctGGGACTTCTTGAAGCACCGTCGTATGTTTGTTTCCTCTTAATCTCAAGTTTTTTTTGATTCCTTCCTCAGATAGTGAAATGCTTTTGAACCCCCATCCTCAGGACGCACCGTCCCGCATGCTTTTGTTGAAGGGTGCAGCTCCTCATAAATCTCTGCAGAAACCTATCAGTGATGCCGGGTGTGTTTACGCAGGAACAATGCAGAGCAGTGCGCCCCGAGGAACAAGCCCTGCTAATTACTGCATTTAGTGATAAATCATGCCTAAATGAGTCATCTGAACGATTTATGCTATGTTTAAAATGCTGGTTTTTTATCTGGAATTTGAGTTGTTTGAAACTATTTGCAATTACCAGAACCAGatctaaagaaaaatatcaagttTGTGTGAGAAGACGTGAAGTGTTGACACTGAAATATGAATTATTCCAGGTGAGTCAGACTTTTCTTGGGTGCAAACACCCTTAGGGGGAAAAGGTACGTTctgactaggcctgcacaatataccgcaaatttatcgttatcgcaatatccagctctgcaatatgcatatcgcaaaagacggcgaatatcgcaataaatcgcaaacccaaaatgtgttaaaacaatcttctagcagcttgaagcatttaacgaatcaaataaatcccttcatgctttgaccaatcagatggacgccttcccattgtagaaggcctattatgttaaccctggtcctgaagagcctcaaccctgcctgttttccagctctccttaaccagcttgctgttgattggctgactcaagtgatttcacatcctgattgactgaacacacctgattttggttatcattatcgagcagtctagggagaattggaaaacagacagggttgaagctcttgaggaccagggttagccaccctgacgtttgtcccccatgtcgatgagggtcatttggagtataatttttaaactgttgcaatgaaatgggaatgatgtttttgtttatttttctatttgtttatttaccgcaaattcatcgttatcgcaatattgatcactaatatcgcatatcgcaagttttcctcatatcgtgcagccctagttctGACCAACACATTCCACAGCGCTCACTTTGGTGCAGTGAACATGTCgtacttttcatttgtttgtctcGCTTCCAAACTCTGGAGCCAAACCAGACCGCCTGCGCGACACCCCCAGATGCTTGTTCAGAGCGATACAGCGTCCTTGGGGGTGCACTCccacaaatcaatttttttcgGCTGTTAGAGCATCACTCTCTTGATAGTCTGAGGATATAGTATATAACCCTTttcttttatattaaaatagttttcctAGATTAAGTAAATTCAATTTTTAACAAAttgtacaccccccccccccccccccgactcaTCCAAAGTCTCTCTAAATCAAAAACTATATTGCAACTATAACCTCCCAAAAATCCAAAACTGGTTGTATCGATCATTTACACGACTTTCACGCAGCAATCACAAATTTTGTAAGAACTTTATTAGTCAACGCACCAGCAGCTGTAACATCATGTCGTTCCCCGGTTTGTGTGCTATATAGGGCTgcctgaatctacaatttcaaagttggaaatttcccagaagtctctgcaaaaaaaaacatttatgctcACTAGATAGGTGTATATAGACCATAGTGCCTTGTGTTTATCAATTTGGCAAATGTGACGCATATTTGCCGTAGTAGTGAGCATGTCTCTGAATTGCATTACTTGATAGGCCTGCACTATATAATCTTTCAGGGGTCAGTGAATTAATTTGGACGTATCCACCCCCCCATAAGTCTGCAGCTTTTTGCTACTGTATGTGACGTCAaagatttagattttaaaactctgaaaacggtggcatttttctgacgaaaagaaaatgtagctcaaaattgcatttctgagtattggcATAGTTCACATTGCTTCTTTAAGCAGGCGCACTGTTCTGCATTGTTCCTACGTAAACACACCAGGCGTCACTGAAAGGTTTTCTGTAGAGATCATCCTGCATTCTTCATTGGGTGGGTTTGAGCGCTGAAAGCAAGCGGGACGTTGCGGTTCAAAAGAACCTCACTACCTGGGGAAGGAATCAGAAAATACTTGAGATTAAGAGGAAACGAGGTGCGATTAGAAGAACCTACGACGGTTCTTCCAGGAACAAAAAATCCCTGCAACAAATGACaaatttttaaactaaagtCTGCAGCATTTCCGGATGTATctggctttttccttttttccactgaagcattaaaaaactttaaaaaattctgATTTTCATTCCTCTTGTTTTATTTGTGATGTCAGATTTGATCCTTCCGGTAGAAACTGTCAAAAATGCGGATGAAACTCTAGTGTTTTGACTGAACTTCTTTTCTTCCGCAGGTCTCTGCACTTTAGCCACGGTGTGCTGTTACCTGGCTGGGATGGACCTGCTCCACAGGGTCTCCGTGCTCCCCGATAAGGTGGACGGCTCTCTGGGGTGGTCTCTCTATCTGGCTCTGGTTTCCTCGCCTCTGCACATGATGGCGGCGGCGCTGCTTCTGTGGGCGGCGCGCAGCCACAGCCAGAACTACTACCGCATGACCGCCTACCGTGTGGCGTAGACGACTCACAAACCCATTATAACTGAACTTTGACGccaagatgatttttttttccaagtacatctgcatgttttccaagtGCACATAATCAGAAAGTCCactacagtctttttttttttttatctttaggtcgtcgtcttttttttttttttaccaaaaacaaaaaaaaaaaagcttggtaTTGGAGGAACATTTATTGATATCTAGCATGTCAGTAAAAATCCAAAACCATAAAACATCCAAAAAGGCTTGAATGTTGCTCATCAATGGGCATGGCTTTAAAAGATCTAAAAAGCCTACCGGTAATTGAGGGAGATGTTgtggctgaaaaaaaacaatcaatgacACGTGAAACACGGACTCTGCTACGTCCAGAAGGACAAAAGAAGCTACAACTGCCGaagataaacagttttttacgattgttggtgttttttattttttgtttgttagcaAAAAGCGTCCATAAATAACAAACCAAGACATGTAagagtttggggaaaaaaaccagGTATCTGATGTGTCATGTTAACCAGAAGCACAGAGTTGGAACCCGCCGCCCCCCTTGAGCCTGGAAGCTGAGGGGGTCCAAACCGCTTTCAAACCGAAACctttcacaaagtaaaatcaCAAAACGGTACCAACTCCCGTCGTCTTTGTTCCAGGTCAGTCCTGAGTCTTTAAACACCCTCAATCCGATGCTCTTCTTTAAACTTCTCTGTTTTCGTCGTCTGCGCTGCATTTCGTTTGTGcgatctgtttaaaaaagccttttttgttgtttttcctgaaaTGTTATCACACTCATTTCCTGAAATGGTGGAATGCTTCAATCACTCAAGACGCACACTGAATATTCCTGTCTAGTCTTTTTATTTCGTTTGTCCAGCTTGGCTGCAATATGATCGATGTACatgacaaaacacaacaaacagtgtTCCAATAGTTTACAGCAGTCATGCAGCAAAGGAAATGTGCGACTGGTGTGTGACGAATGACTGCAGGCTGcaggtttgttttggtttttatttcggATGTCACCCAAAGATCCATGTGAGTTTGATGGATTTCTCCTATTGTgggacctaaaaaaaaaaaaaaaacagcagctgtctGTAATGCACAAAGGTGCGGGACACAGCCGAGGATTGTGGGAGCCCAAAAACGCGTCATCTGTCATTTCAGCCGCTTTCAGAGCAGCTTTAAGGCGACTGTTGTTACTTTTTGTTCCGTAAAGGTCACATttctgtttccctttttttgtacTGAATTGACATGTCGTTTATCTTTTCAGTGATTTTGAGTTATTGGTGTATTTTTCATGTAAGTTCTGTTACGTTTTTTTAGTACAACTAAAGATAAAGGATGATTTAGTCCACATAGTtgtgttcacattttgtttacCTCATACTTGTTCTTGTGAACTTGTttttaacagtgtttttgtcattcggattacattttttgttgccACCGTAgcgaaaaaaaacaatcaatttgCTTCCTTGGCATTATGAATGTAATTTAAAGGCCATATTATGATAAGCTACCCCCTCCCCTTTTGCACATGCCCCAAATGTTGCTATGGTAACTGGtagtaaaagtatttttttgatGTAATTAAGGTTCCACGGTCCtttctaaaacatgttttgaaatatttgtgaatGCATTTAAAAGCACAAGAAGCGTCTCACTCCTCTGTATCCTGTGATGTTTGTGACTCCTCCGTGTAAACTTTGTGTCGTAAACTTTTAAAGGGTGcgttagaataaaaaaatgtttccttttttttgaagCACCTCTCATTCCTCTTCCTCTGACGTTAATGCCCGCTCGTCggcctgctcctcttcctccgtctGCGCCCGGATGGCGGGGATCGCCAGCCGCCTCTTCCTGGCCAGCGAGAGTGCGATGCCCTTCTCGTAGTAGGAGCACTCGTTTATGAAGAGGGCATAAAGGGGCTCGCCGCCTTCATACCTCAGGGTCTCCCCTGTGAACGTCTGGAACAAGGGGTCATGGGGCCGGAGCAGGCAGAAGTCTCGATCCTGTGAGGAGAAATGGAGAAACGTGActcacaaaataaaactgctgtCTGGcccgtttcaaaataaaagcttaagaGGGCTCACAGGTTCTGGGTTTCTTGAAAAGCATTCAAGCGGACACATACGAAGTCTGCACCTCGCTAATCTCTACAAGGGAAATCTGTTGACACCGTATCCAGTTTGAGTGTTTCATGACCAGTCATCAAACACAATATAAAGATTGCTGATGGATGAAATTTAACATCTATATGCCGACTCAGCTTaagtgaaaagctgctgaaagcTTTAAACAGCTCCCAACACTCCTTAGATTTATTCAAAAagtcacaaatgtttgtttatgaTACCTTTTTCCTGTATTGTGTTCAAGTTTATATCtaattttaaacattaattaaaatctatttcacacataaaaaaaattaaaactttttttttttacaagaaaacatGTTCTCAAAACATAAAACTAGAGTTCAGACAGTTAATTTTACACTAgcagtttaaacatttttttgaataatatttataaCTTACTACAGTAAATATacctttttaatcattttctacACATTTTCGACACTATAATTGGGTCaggattttattgtttaaagtaccaaaaattttaaattatcttattttttaaatatcatcCACCAAGACATACAAAATTTTGAAAACTAATGTAAAATTAATTTAtacagtaaaaatgtaaatatatttgtCTTGAAATTTCCCCTAATCTTTAGCAAAAtgtagtctatttaagtgtactacatTTATACTTAGTCTATACTAAACGTGAGGCTGTCTACTTGAAGTTCACTTTTTACATAACATATATtttgaaacttaaaatgtttcaattttgtCTAAATTATTATTGAGTTAGCCTACCTCAAACACAACACATAAAAAGTCTATATTAGACTTGCAATACTTATGCTTAAGTATACCCAAATAAACTTTGTGTACTATTTTTCTAAAGGGATGTGTTTACTGGACTCCTTCAGCTCACTTTTTAAACATGTGACTTTAAAACCAATTAATGGATGCTGTTAAATTCATGTCCTGCTGATTATGCCGTAAATCATTTGACAGGAGGACTAATGATTCACTAGCTGCTAATTGATAAGTTACTCCAGGACTTGAATAAAATCActgaggacaaaagaaaaaaagcttttacagactcatgtttttaacatgttcttctgccatttttctgatgacggacgACATATAGAGAGAAATTCCcgcataaaattgcatttctgagtatttctttatccaaattcttgtgaatcatgagcagattaaaaaaaatgcagtttaaaaaagattgtagcTTGTGTTTGAGGAGATGATGTTAGCTTATCTACTTCAAGTGAGGATATTTGAATTCTCACATTCCTACAAGGACATACCTGGAGATGAGAGTGAATGGCTGCTGTGATGTTGTGAGTCTTGCTGTCCCTGGGGTAGTCGATGTTTTTGACCAGGGTGAACACATCCACCCATCCTCCTTCAAATACAGCGCCTGTCATGAGAAGAGGGCAGCGCTGAAGCACAAGCCACAGCTTCAAACAATGCTCACAAGAAGCGGGTACCTGAGTTAAAGAGGCCAACCCAGTCCAGCATGTGCCGCACGCCTGCGCTCATCACCGCATAGATGTCCGATCTGACCCCCCCGTGCGGCTGAGGGCCGATCTCCATGGCTGCAGGAAGTCGAGACATTCAGGTTTGGTTTCTTGAttatggatttctttttttaggctCCTTTGAGTCGAGGTCATTTCTGTGTGAACATCCTATAAACTTGATCTAGCTGGTGGTCATTTTTGTTAGTGTTCGGGGCTTCCCAACCCTGTTCCTGAAGATCTACAATCCTGCTGTGACTACTGTACTGCTGAGTCAGGTGGTTCCAGCTTCTGATAGACTGAAAACATCCAAACCAAATGATTAAGACTGCTAGAAAGGACACAGTGGTACAGCTTTAGGACCAGCTTCAGATAGTAATCCTCAACTCTTCAACATCATTTGGGATGCCACAAGGCTCCATGTTGGAGCTTCTGCTCTTTTTGGTTTACCTCCTTTCTCCGCGTTCATTGCTTATAAAAGCTGGCTTCTTCATTCACTCATATGCTAACAACAGCCAGGATTTCCACACCTTTTCAGTAAAACCACCTCTGTCATGTGTTGATGTTATtacaaactgtttattttttaagcttttttttttttttttctacactttGGCTTAGTTGTTttataaaccattttaaaaaaatagtcagctcttgtagttttttttctctctttaaacTTACCAAATCCATGTTTTCCAACAGAATCAAGAGAGTATGATTCCTTCCCTGAAATGCCAAGATGGATGAATCTCATTGGTGTATCTGGCATTCGTCtctgaaaaaaaagtgcaaattcAATTTGATCTCCAAGAGGGACAAATATTGAAAAtacatacttttaaaataaatgtattctcTTATAAATAATCCTTAAAACGCTTGACACGACTCATGCAAATGCAATagagcaaaataaaatactctTACACATATTTTAAATACAATAGAAACTATTTCATGTTTGCATTCAAATAATGTGTATTTTCCATGTCACCAATATGATCCGTTCCTCAtctgattcacaaaaatttgaataaatatactcagaaatgtcattttaggCTTTAATTtccttaatatatgtcctccttctccaaaaagaccattttcattggagtgggtctttaaaaatgacatgCACCTCAGAACTAAATTCCAATAAATTCTGAAATAATGGGAATTCATTGGTTACATTAACCGAAAAAACATGGATTtatcataaatgaaaaaaagatgacagtGAAAAGGGAGAAGTTTCACAGACCTGCAGGTGCTTGAAAATGTGCAGGCAGATCCAGTCGCAGTCTGAGTAAGCGATGAAGCACAGGCCCATGTTGGCTGTGGTGCTATGAAGGTCACAAACCAGATCCACAGCTCCTGGACCACCTTTAGGACCGAGCATGGTGTTTAGTTCCTGGGCCCGGAGGACCTCGTAGGGGGGCGAGTCCGATGTGGGACCGCTGAGAGACAAAAACTTGATCACAAACAGATCCTTGAGGGTggacagcatttttttctcatcatcTCACTTGAGGGTGGCTAGGGTGAAGCAGCGGTTCAGGTCGGTGTCTGTGTATCGGCGGCACTGCTGGACGGCCCTCGGGTTGGACAGCACGGTTAGCATGGATGTGTGCTCTTCGCCgtcatcctcctctccctccgAGGCTCTTCTCTGCAACTTTAGCACGTCTCTCACCAAGTAGACTCCTGGCAATTCGTTGCCATGGGTACCACCACACACAGCGATCCGGGACAACCTGGGCAAACACACTGGCTCATCTACATCCATCTGACTCAGAAGAAACAAGAGCAGAGTTAAGAAGCGTGTTCAAAGTCTTGGgttgagtaaaaacaaaaaacaaaaaagaaagtaaatttAAATTACCTGGCTCGTCTTTCTTCCAGAAATGTGTAAAGGAACAGTTTTGACACCAAAGTCAGTCTCTTAAATCCAGTTTGGACAATCAGGATGAAATGTTTTCggattcctgcttttttttttttacccaacgTCCCACCTAGCTGTTAGCTGTCGCACCCCTCTTCCACCCTCTCCCTGGCTTTCACGCTGTTTCCCTGATTCAGCATCCCTCCCTCTGTTCTCGCCGCTTGTTGTTGCCCTCCCACCGTCTCATCCACCTCTGCACTACAGCACTTCCCCGGCAGGGTGTGTCCCCAAGTGATGCGGTGCATCTGTCCTTTCTCCTGTAGTCACCCCCCCATCCACACACGATTCCCCAACGTTTGCCTCTGGACCATGTATGGGACGGTATGTTCTAGTTTGCCTTTCAGAAAACTGTGGAAGGTACATCTGCCGGCATGACTCAGCAATGTTTACAGGGCAGGAAGCCGCTCCTCTGAATCAGCTGGGAGTGAAGCAGAGCAcctgtttaaatgtaaaaatgttatcTAATATAAATCGTTCGATCCATTTCCTTTTTTGGAACTTTGATGGAAATCACTCTAGTAACTCAGATAAGGAAGGATACTAACAATTAGCAGAGGAAAGGGAAGTATGAGGGAGTATTAGGGCctccataaaagaaaaataaattatatgtAAGAATACATCAGAAACATCCACAGATTTTCTGAATCCACTTTGTTCCCTTTCAATGCATTTCTTTAAAGGTCCATTCCGATGAAAATGAtgcttttggtatttttaacacattctggTGGACTTTTTCTCAAcagaggacatacataaagaaaattgatctaaaaattacatttctgagtagttctttatttaaattgatgtGCATCAGAAggatattaaaaataaagtgctgtttgaaaaagtatttgtatttgtgacatagaaacaaGGAACcgtctccctgctccacttcaatctgatgcatccacttgcagacaaacagatccatgtacgtcttcattttcctcgtctgagatggTATCAGGATAAAAaccggatagctccaatattgctcgccatttttgttgcaccgctaatgttaagtGGGGGGTGTGAAAAGGGCTTTAAAATAGTAGGAGAGAGTGAAAACAAAGGAATCATGGGAAGTCTGGGGAGGCTTACTCCCTGCAAACAGCCAAATTTGTGGGAAGAAGCACCCAAAGAGCAGCTACAGAGTTGGGTGCCTTGCTCAAGAGTTGTGTAATTGAGAAAATACTaacaaagacttaaaaaaaaaaagaatgaagtaaaaaaacattaaaataaagtttgagaggGTCTTTGACATTGCAGCATTTATTACAGATTcttgtgttaatacaaaatacTGACAAATGTCTTAATCAAGTATGTAAACTCCCTTTTCtccgaaaaaaaacaaaaaagtccttgtCCAATattacaaccaaaaaaaaattaccagaaaaaaactacaatataGTTACTGATAATATATATtctatacatttataaaatcagTTATTTTCAATGCatgtaaatttcttttttttaattcttcattTTTAAGTACACTTACAAACAGAATTGAGAttctcacacacagacagacgtgtcatgtttttggtgtcagAGAGAACGTTCATACCTCTACACAGGTGGGATGCTTGTTGCCTTTTCCAcatcttcattaaaaaaaaaaaaaaaaaaaaaaaagacaaatactcGCTTGGATTTTAGCCAAGTCATCGTTTTTCCAGGATCATTTCATCGATGAAAGTTGAATAAAACTCCAAACTACGTGCAACAAACACTTGTTAACGCGAGTGTTTCAACGTGAAACCACCTGTAGTAAGAGTTTTTTCCCCCAGAGAAGGTCGTTTCTTTTAAGGCAAAATGAAAATTGTGCACATTTAGGCGTTAAAgccaaacattttttccataaaaaaagtcTCCAAAACGTTACAGTGGGAATGGTCAACAAGTATTCTAGCTGATGAAGAATTCTTAACAGTAcagctaatcttttttttttccaacgaTGGAAGAGCAGATAGTCgatttacacaaacacacctgaaccTTCATTACCATAAGACACTAAAtcagcaataaaacaaaaatcaatctCTTTGAAGGCCACCAGCTGATATTCAATGATTTAAGCATATAGGTGTGTAcatattgactttttttaaacccccctcccgttttttttttttcttttttaaaagagccGTGAACCAAACAGTGTGGACGATGGCAGGAAAGTGCAGGCGGTTTCGGCTGAAACCTTACCTGATACTCGACTGACAAGATTAGGAAACTGGATTTGAAGCAGATCCGGAAGAGCTGCTTATTTCGTTCCCTCCTCTGATCCAGAGCTAACATAACTACTTCTGAAACCATGGAAACCTCTGCTGCGACTGTGGGAGAGTacaattaaacaaagaaaataacagcAGTGACAGTTCAGGAGATCTCCTACAACAGAGAGCCACTGGGGGAGAGGGAGGCGGTCATCCGGGAAGTCCCTTGATGGCACGTTAAAGTCCACGAAGAGGTTCAAAATATATCGGGGCAGTCGTCCCACTTGCCTTGATCCTTGGCTTCCCAGTAGCCTCCCTTATAGACGTGGACCGCCTCACCTGTGATTTTGTCCTCTGTGTGCTCAAACCAGCGGGCTTTGTAGTTCTCGTGAGGGACGCCTAAGAGAAAAAGCAAACGTGTGAGGAAAATGGGGTAGACGACTCAAAGACGGGCAGAAATTTAAGGCCGCAGAGGCGACAGTTGAGGTGATTAAAGAGGAATACTTGCTTTTTAGGGAAGGATCAGTAACAGAGTCCTCATCGACAGCTTTTAGAAGACAAAGAATTTGATTTTTTCACTACCATTTCATTTTCCTGGATCATTCACCCATGCAAATTAGAGATGaagccccccaaaaaaataacgAGCATCGCTTTCCCCCTTCCCCAAACTCCTCCTCACCTTCTTCAGACGTGCTGGACGAGCGCTGGTTCAAGGCCTCCCGTTCCCTTTCGCGGCGAGCGGTGCGCTGCTTCTCCTCCAGCCGCTGCTTCTCGGCGTTGGCCTCGTCCCAGCGGCCATCTTCCATCAAACGCTGGTCGGGCCGGAGGCGGCTGTCGGTGGGCGCTACGCCATCCTCTGGCTCGTTCAGCGTCAGAGCCAGGGCAGTGAAGTAATACATGGTTTCTGCTCCATCCCTGACACCACAGAAGAGGAGAACCGTGAAGCATCGCATCAACTATGATTACAGTAAACAACTCCAGGtcctgaattaaaaataaactaagaaTGAGATCAGTTGACCCAAAGAAAAGCTAAACTatgtttaagaaaattaagttgaTATCAAATGAAAACTTAATGTGGCTCCCCtctattgctccaattgtaggggcactTGGAGTTTAAAGtaatgaatttttgtttttgcattttagagTTACAAAACCCGCTGCACAGTGCAGTGTTTGGCATtcttgcttcacagcaagaaagccccCGGTTCAAGTTCCGGGTTGGGCACTAGTCCAGGATGTCCTTTTCCTCTGcctcgcccacgagtggccaggataggcccCGGCAGacccccgaaagggacaaaacgggtttagaagatgaatgaatgaaagttatAAAGTGTTCTGTATTTATAAGTGCTACGTGCAAACATAGATGATCGGCGACTGCTGGTGATGTCATCAAGTGGTAGAAACGTCCGGATTTGAAGACGATTTTTGCCTCAA
This genomic window contains:
- the LOC101159859 gene encoding N-acyl-aromatic-L-amino acid amidohydrolase (carboxylate-forming) B: MDVDEPVCLPRLSRIAVCGGTHGNELPGVYLVRDVLKLQRRASEGEEDDGEEHTSMLTVLSNPRAVQQCRRYTDTDLNRCFTLATLNGPTSDSPPYEVLRAQELNTMLGPKGGPGAVDLVCDLHSTTANMGLCFIAYSDCDWICLHIFKHLQRRMPDTPMRFIHLGISGKESYSLDSVGKHGFAMEIGPQPHGGVRSDIYAVMSAGVRHMLDWVGLFNSGAVFEGGWVDVFTLVKNIDYPRDSKTHNITAAIHSHLQDRDFCLLRPHDPLFQTFTGETLRYEGGEPLYALFINECSYYEKGIALSLARKRRLAIPAIRAQTEEEEQADERALTSEEEE